One part of the Streptococcus sp. oral taxon 431 genome encodes these proteins:
- a CDS encoding DMP19 family protein, producing MDINTITLEKFITLNEEEKLQCLKDIKHTYQFEKIKEILSELGLENLSGQVLSELAKVCNNWSQFEEAKTVLEMVSEEDRDAIWYYRNGFTHWRLSSDPNKDFETEANQALDLLENAIKNADSPTNPVIEWCIELVRVGYLKQVFENRPTAYPLLQKYYFEDVNETNQEMKIVQNKKLYKNITIEDVQKAKDSWDIIKPVYETVNIYNTYEDYLDSAKIFTLEQRYLLAIIWYFIEVNNGGHYQFFDNSTGIVWEDTLKGLELFGMKEHAANFKNLLAYFDGTISFVREERSELLAQMEEEYGDAFYEKLEQADNFVYDYDGNENELSFIKKYPEKFIFHGSADKS from the coding sequence ATGGATATCAATACAATTACTCTGGAAAAATTCATCACTTTAAATGAAGAGGAGAAACTTCAATGCCTCAAAGACATTAAGCATACCTACCAATTCGAAAAGATAAAGGAAATCCTCTCAGAGCTTGGCTTAGAAAATTTAAGTGGCCAAGTACTTAGTGAACTAGCCAAAGTTTGTAATAATTGGAGTCAATTCGAAGAGGCAAAAACAGTTTTAGAGATGGTCTCTGAAGAAGATAGAGATGCTATTTGGTATTATCGAAATGGTTTTACCCATTGGCGTTTATCTAGTGATCCGAACAAGGACTTTGAAACTGAAGCTAATCAGGCTCTAGATTTATTAGAAAATGCTATCAAAAATGCTGACTCCCCAACAAATCCAGTTATTGAATGGTGTATTGAGTTGGTTAGAGTAGGTTATCTAAAGCAAGTTTTTGAAAACAGGCCAACAGCTTATCCCTTGTTACAAAAATACTATTTTGAAGATGTTAATGAAACTAATCAAGAAATGAAAATTGTACAAAATAAGAAATTATACAAGAATATTACGATAGAAGACGTCCAAAAGGCAAAAGACTCATGGGATATTATTAAACCAGTATACGAAACTGTTAATATCTATAACACCTATGAAGACTATCTCGATTCTGCAAAAATTTTTACTTTAGAACAAAGATACCTTCTGGCAATTATCTGGTATTTTATCGAAGTAAATAATGGAGGTCACTATCAATTTTTCGATAATTCGACAGGGATTGTCTGGGAAGATACTTTAAAGGGCTTGGAACTATTTGGAATGAAGGAGCATGCTGCTAATTTCAAAAATCTTCTTGCCTACTTTGACGGAACTATCTCCTTTGTTAGAGAAGAGAGATCGGAGCTGCTAGCACAGATGGAAGAAGAGTACGGTGATGCTTTTTATGAGAAATTGGAGCAAGCAGATAATTTTGTCTATGATTATGATGGAAATGAGAATGAGCTAAGTTTTATCAAAAAATATCCAGAGAAATTCATTTTTCATGGAAGTGCAGATAAATCGTAA
- the pulA gene encoding type I pullulanase — protein sequence MYNYPVLIHYHRKDEAYEACSFSKKPLDSVELIKEEEYFGAKFSLTQSSEVALETMTFTVEKDGVSKEYPIRFNYYPLLTEVWILDGDDTVYYSENPAIASTHYKDQNPFAFDKAINSASFDHHWGYQGELGCQVSETETRFSLWAPTATSVQVVVYESASNDAPILKNFEMERGNSYSYSHKYNTIGVWSLTVPENLAGRAYHYQIDFPHHQSLTRDPYTIATSPDGKRSAIVSNQDRQVEGFEVKHGTEATWRLENPCQAVIYEMHIRDLTKSETSGVAPELRGTFLGAAQTGTVNQYGQSTAFDYIKELGVNYVQLQPIADRHKEYDADGNVTYNWGYDPQNYNAPETSMSTNPNDPGQAIRDLKAMVQAYHDAGIGVIMDVVYNHTFSTVDAPFQTTVPDYYYRMNHDGTYQNGTGVGNETASEHEMFRKYMIDSLLYWVKEYNIDGFRFDLMGIHDVKTMQMIRWAMDEVDPKIILYGEGWDMGTGLAPYDKAKKDNAYQLPNIGFFNDNQRDAIKGCEVYGSIKSGFVSGAGTEPILAKAILGSRELGSYLSPNQVLNYVEAHDNYNLHDLLKTLHPMESDKRIMKKVETATAMNLLMQGMAFMELGQEFGRTKLVATGENGELTHADRERAMNSYNAPDSVNQVNWDLINDRQDSIEFARQIIRLKTQTSAFSYPTYEEVYRHVFVHTAIENSGWIVYEIHGGEEHFLVVFNAKGASYYYENAGNLEMLVTNSRSNQENAIDDVSVAVLNVLA from the coding sequence ATGTACAATTATCCTGTACTTATTCATTACCATCGCAAGGATGAAGCCTACGAGGCTTGCAGTTTCAGCAAAAAGCCTCTAGATTCAGTAGAGCTTATCAAAGAAGAAGAATATTTTGGAGCTAAATTTTCACTGACTCAATCGAGTGAAGTAGCCCTTGAGACCATGACTTTTACTGTTGAAAAAGATGGTGTCAGCAAAGAATATCCTATTCGCTTCAATTATTATCCACTTTTGACAGAGGTTTGGATTTTGGATGGAGATGATACAGTTTATTATTCTGAAAATCCAGCTATTGCAAGTACTCATTATAAAGACCAAAATCCTTTTGCCTTCGACAAGGCAATCAATAGTGCGAGTTTTGACCACCACTGGGGTTATCAAGGAGAGTTGGGATGTCAAGTTTCTGAAACTGAAACAAGATTTAGCCTATGGGCCCCAACCGCTACATCTGTCCAAGTAGTAGTCTATGAATCTGCAAGTAACGACGCACCTATCCTTAAAAACTTTGAAATGGAGCGAGGAAATAGTTACTCCTATAGCCACAAGTATAATACCATTGGTGTTTGGAGTTTAACAGTTCCAGAAAACCTAGCAGGTCGTGCTTACCACTACCAAATTGACTTTCCTCATCACCAGTCATTAACTCGTGATCCATATACAATAGCGACAAGTCCTGATGGAAAACGTTCAGCCATTGTCTCAAATCAAGATCGTCAGGTCGAAGGTTTTGAGGTTAAGCATGGTACAGAAGCAACTTGGCGTTTGGAAAATCCTTGCCAAGCAGTCATTTATGAAATGCACATCCGTGATTTGACTAAGTCTGAAACATCTGGTGTTGCGCCAGAATTAAGAGGAACCTTCTTAGGTGCAGCGCAAACTGGAACAGTTAACCAATATGGTCAATCGACTGCGTTTGATTACATCAAAGAACTTGGTGTCAACTATGTTCAGTTGCAACCAATTGCTGACCGTCATAAAGAATACGACGCTGATGGAAATGTAACTTATAACTGGGGATATGATCCACAAAACTACAATGCTCCAGAAACTAGCATGTCTACAAATCCAAATGATCCAGGTCAAGCTATCCGTGATTTGAAAGCCATGGTCCAAGCTTATCATGATGCTGGTATCGGTGTTATTATGGACGTTGTTTACAATCATACCTTCTCAACCGTTGATGCACCATTCCAAACAACGGTTCCTGATTATTACTATCGAATGAACCATGATGGAACCTACCAAAATGGAACAGGAGTCGGTAACGAAACTGCCAGTGAGCATGAAATGTTCCGTAAATATATGATTGATTCTCTTCTCTACTGGGTAAAAGAGTACAATATTGACGGTTTCCGCTTTGATTTGATGGGAATTCATGACGTCAAAACCATGCAGATGATTCGTTGGGCTATGGACGAAGTCGATCCGAAAATCATCCTGTATGGAGAAGGTTGGGATATGGGAACAGGTCTTGCTCCTTATGACAAGGCTAAGAAAGACAATGCCTACCAGTTGCCAAACATTGGATTCTTTAATGATAATCAACGAGATGCCATCAAAGGTTGTGAAGTCTATGGCTCTATCAAATCTGGCTTCGTCAGTGGAGCAGGTACTGAGCCGATCCTCGCAAAGGCTATTCTTGGAAGTAGAGAACTCGGTTCATACCTTAGTCCAAACCAAGTCTTGAACTATGTAGAAGCTCACGATAACTACAATTTACATGATTTGCTTAAAACTCTTCATCCGATGGAGAGTGATAAACGCATCATGAAGAAAGTAGAAACAGCAACGGCTATGAACCTCCTCATGCAAGGGATGGCCTTCATGGAACTGGGTCAAGAGTTTGGCCGTACCAAACTTGTAGCTACAGGAGAAAATGGAGAGTTGACTCACGCAGATCGTGAACGAGCAATGAACAGTTACAATGCTCCTGACAGCGTCAACCAAGTCAACTGGGATTTGATCAATGATCGTCAAGATAGTATCGAGTTTGCCCGTCAGATCATCCGACTTAAAACACAAACCAGTGCCTTTTCGTACCCTACTTATGAAGAAGTCTACCGTCATGTCTTTGTCCACACAGCCATTGAAAATAGTGGTTGGATTGTCTACGAGATTCATGGTGGTGAAGAGCACTTTTTGGTTGTATTCAATGCCAAAGGGGCTTCCTATTACTATGAAAATGCAGGGAACCTTGAAATGTTGGTAACTAATAGCCGTTCTAACCAAGAAAATGCTATTGATGATGTCAGTGTGGCAGTCTTGAATGTTTTAGCGTAA
- a CDS encoding diacylglycerol kinase family lipid kinase — MKEEKKRARLIYNPTSGQEMIKQNIAEVLEVLESIGYETSAFQTKPEHLSAQKEAERAAKSGFDLVLVAGGDGTINEVVNGIAPLEHRPKIAIIPTGTTNDYARALKIPMGDPVAAAKIIAKNETKKIDIGRAFGDKYFINIAAAGALTELTFSVPSELKTRLGYLAYVAKGIEMFPKSKARPVRIYHDWGIFTGEVSLVFVALTNSIGGFEQFAPDTKLDDGNFTLILVKTDKILDMLSLLVQAMNGGQHVSDVNVEYLKTSKLRIETLDQEEPFMLNLDGEYGGDTPVDLEVCHNHIEFFVNREALDQEIISNI, encoded by the coding sequence ATGAAAGAAGAAAAAAAACGCGCACGTCTCATTTATAATCCGACATCAGGCCAGGAAATGATCAAGCAAAATATCGCAGAAGTCCTAGAAGTGTTAGAGAGCATAGGCTATGAAACCAGTGCTTTCCAAACCAAACCTGAACACCTGTCAGCCCAGAAAGAAGCAGAAAGAGCTGCAAAATCTGGCTTTGATTTGGTTTTAGTAGCTGGTGGCGATGGCACCATCAATGAAGTGGTTAATGGAATTGCACCTCTGGAACATCGTCCAAAGATAGCCATCATTCCTACTGGAACTACCAATGACTATGCAAGAGCATTGAAAATCCCTATGGGGGATCCAGTTGCTGCAGCGAAGATCATTGCCAAAAATGAAACCAAGAAAATTGATATTGGTCGTGCCTTTGGCGATAAGTATTTCATCAATATTGCTGCGGCAGGAGCTCTTACAGAGTTAACCTTTAGTGTTCCGAGTGAACTGAAGACGCGTCTGGGTTATCTGGCCTACGTTGCTAAAGGCATCGAGATGTTCCCAAAATCCAAGGCCCGTCCTGTTCGTATTTACCATGATTGGGGCATCTTTACAGGAGAAGTTTCTCTTGTCTTTGTTGCCTTGACCAATTCTATTGGTGGATTTGAGCAATTTGCACCTGATACCAAGCTGGATGATGGTAATTTCACGCTTATTCTAGTAAAGACAGATAAAATCCTAGATATGTTGAGTCTGCTAGTTCAAGCAATGAACGGAGGCCAACACGTATCAGATGTCAATGTTGAATATCTGAAAACTAGTAAACTCCGAATTGAAACTTTGGATCAGGAAGAGCCGTTTATGCTTAATCTTGATGGAGAATACGGTGGCGACACACCAGTAGATTTGGAAGTATGCCATAATCACATTGAGTTTTTTGTGAATCGTGAGGCACTTGATCAAGAAATTATTAGTAACATATAA
- the ligA gene encoding NAD-dependent DNA ligase LigA codes for MNERMKELVELLNRYATEYYTSDNPSVSDSEYDRLYRELVELEKAHPDQVLPESPTHRVGGKILDGFEKYSHQYPLYSLQDAFSREELDAFDARVRKELDDVTYICELKIDGLSISLTYEQGIFVTGATRGDGSIGENITENLKRVKDIPLSLPEKLDITVRGECYMPRASFDQVNQSRQENGEPEFANPRNAAAGTLRQLDTAVVAKRNLATFLYQEASPSTRDSQEKVLKHLEQLGFVVNQRRLLAHSMDEVWAFIQEIGQERDQLPYDIDGVVIKVNDLAGQEQLGFTVKAPKWAVAYKFPAEEKEAKLLSVDWTVGRTGVVTPTANLTPVQLAGTTVSRATLHNVDYIAEKDIRKDDTVIVYKAGDIIPAVLRVVESKRVSEERLDIPTNCPSCDSKLLHFEDEVALRCINPRCPAQIKEGLTHFASRDAMNISGLGPSIVEKLFAANLVKDVADIYRLTVEDLLLLDGIKEKSAQKLYQAIQASKENSAEKLLFGLGIRHVGSKASQLLLQHFHSIESLAQANPEEIANIESLGSVIAQSLQTYFATEGSAILLRELKESGVNLDYKGQTVAANAALSGLTVVLTGKLERLNRSEAKNKLESLGAKVTGSVSKKTDLVVAGADAGSKLQKAQELGIEIRDEAWLESL; via the coding sequence ATGAATGAAAGAATGAAAGAGCTCGTTGAACTGCTCAATCGCTATGCGACAGAGTATTATACAAGTGATAATCCATCTGTATCTGATAGTGAGTATGACCGTCTTTATCGTGAATTGGTAGAGTTAGAAAAAGCTCATCCTGACCAAGTTTTACCAGAAAGTCCGACACATCGTGTTGGTGGAAAGATTCTTGATGGGTTTGAGAAATATAGTCATCAGTATCCTCTTTATAGTTTGCAGGATGCTTTTTCACGTGAAGAACTCGACGCCTTTGATGCGCGTGTTCGTAAAGAATTGGATGATGTCACTTATATTTGTGAGTTGAAGATTGATGGTTTATCGATTTCCTTGACTTATGAGCAGGGAATTTTTGTTACTGGGGCAACTCGAGGTGATGGCTCCATCGGTGAAAACATCACTGAAAATCTTAAACGAGTGAAAGACATTCCTTTATCATTACCAGAAAAATTAGATATTACTGTTCGTGGTGAATGTTATATGCCGAGAGCTTCTTTTGACCAGGTCAATCAATCTCGTCAAGAAAATGGGGAGCCAGAATTTGCCAACCCAAGAAATGCGGCTGCAGGAACACTTCGTCAGTTAGATACAGCAGTAGTAGCCAAACGTAATCTTGCAACCTTCCTTTATCAGGAAGCTAGTCCTTCAACTCGGGATAGTCAAGAGAAGGTTTTGAAACATTTAGAACAATTAGGCTTTGTGGTTAATCAAAGACGTCTATTAGCTCATAGTATGGATGAGGTTTGGGCGTTTATTCAAGAAATTGGTCAAGAAAGAGATCAGTTGCCTTATGATATCGATGGAGTTGTGATTAAGGTCAATGATCTAGCTGGTCAGGAGCAACTAGGATTTACAGTCAAAGCACCTAAATGGGCAGTAGCATATAAATTCCCAGCAGAAGAAAAAGAAGCGAAACTTCTTTCTGTTGACTGGACAGTAGGACGTACAGGAGTTGTGACTCCGACTGCTAATCTTACTCCAGTGCAACTTGCAGGTACAACTGTAAGTCGTGCAACTCTTCATAATGTTGACTATATCGCTGAAAAGGATATCCGTAAGGATGACACAGTCATTGTCTATAAGGCAGGGGATATCATTCCAGCTGTTCTACGAGTGGTAGAATCCAAGCGAGTGTCAGAGGAAAGACTAGATATTCCAACAAACTGTCCAAGTTGTGACAGTAAGCTTTTGCATTTTGAAGATGAGGTTGCCCTTCGTTGTATCAATCCGCGATGTCCTGCTCAAATCAAGGAAGGCTTGACGCACTTCGCATCCCGTGATGCTATGAATATCTCTGGCCTTGGCCCATCAATCGTGGAGAAATTATTTGCCGCCAATTTGGTTAAGGATGTTGCAGATATTTATCGTTTGACTGTGGAAGATTTGCTTTTGCTAGATGGTATCAAGGAAAAATCTGCTCAAAAGCTCTACCAGGCTATTCAAGCATCCAAAGAAAATTCTGCTGAAAAACTCTTGTTTGGTTTGGGGATTCGTCATGTAGGAAGTAAGGCAAGTCAGTTGCTTTTACAACATTTCCATTCAATCGAATCGCTAGCACAAGCCAATCCTGAAGAAATTGCAAATATTGAAAGTTTGGGGAGTGTCATTGCTCAAAGCCTACAGACCTATTTTGCTACAGAGGGTTCTGCAATCCTTTTAAGGGAATTGAAAGAATCAGGTGTTAATCTAGACTACAAAGGACAGACAGTTGCAGCAAATGCAGCCTTGTCTGGTTTAACTGTCGTCTTGACAGGAAAGCTAGAGCGTCTTAATCGCTCAGAAGCTAAAAATAAATTAGAAAGTCTAGGAGCCAAGGTTACTGGTAGTGTGTCGAAAAAAACAGACCTTGTTGTAGCAGGAGCAGATGCAGGAAGCAAGCTCCAAAAAGCACAAGAACTGGGAATAGAGATTCGTGATGAAGCTTGGCTTGAGAGTTTGTAA
- a CDS encoding nucleobase:cation symporter-2 family protein, with protein MKQQENHSQAAVLGLQHLLAMYSGSILVPIMIASALGYSAQQLTYLISTDIFMCGVATLLQLQLNKHFGVGLPIVLGVAFQSVAPLIMIGQSHGSGAMFGALIASGIYVILISGIFSKVANLFPAIVTGSVITTIGLTLIPVAIGNMGNNVEKPTGQSLALAMITVLIILLVNIFTKGFIKSISILIGLIAGTIIAATMGLVDFSPVAEAPLVHIPTPFYFGAPQFEISSIVMMCIIATVSMVESTGVYLALSDITKDPIDSTRLRNGYRAEGLAVLLGGLFNTFPYTGFSQNVGLVKLSGIRTRLPIYYAAGFLILLGLLPKFGALAQIIPSPVLGGAMLVMFGFVSLQGMQILARVDFEHNEHNFLIAAVSISAGVGLNGSNLFNTLPTELQMFFSNGIVIASTVAIVLNAILNRKK; from the coding sequence ATGAAACAACAGGAAAACCACTCACAAGCAGCCGTTCTTGGTTTGCAACACTTGCTAGCCATGTACTCAGGTTCAATCCTGGTACCAATCATGATTGCAAGTGCTTTAGGGTATTCAGCTCAACAGTTGACCTACCTTATTTCAACAGATATCTTTATGTGTGGGGTTGCAACTCTTTTACAATTGCAACTCAATAAACATTTTGGTGTCGGTTTGCCTATTGTTCTTGGGGTAGCCTTCCAGTCTGTTGCTCCTCTTATCATGATCGGTCAGAGTCATGGTAGTGGTGCTATGTTTGGAGCTTTGATTGCTTCAGGGATTTATGTTATCCTGATTTCAGGTATCTTTTCTAAGGTTGCCAATCTTTTCCCTGCAATCGTAACTGGTTCTGTTATCACAACAATCGGATTGACCTTGATTCCAGTTGCCATCGGAAATATGGGAAATAACGTTGAAAAACCTACTGGGCAAAGTTTAGCTTTGGCAATGATTACTGTTCTCATTATTCTTTTGGTCAATATCTTTACCAAAGGATTTATCAAATCTATTTCAATTTTGATTGGTTTGATTGCAGGTACCATTATCGCTGCAACAATGGGCTTGGTTGATTTCTCACCAGTAGCAGAAGCTCCACTCGTTCATATCCCAACTCCATTTTACTTCGGTGCTCCGCAATTTGAGATTTCTTCTATTGTAATGATGTGTATCATTGCTACTGTATCTATGGTAGAATCAACTGGTGTGTATCTTGCCCTTTCTGATATTACTAAAGATCCAATCGATAGCACTCGTCTCCGCAATGGTTATCGTGCTGAAGGTCTTGCTGTCTTACTTGGTGGACTTTTCAATACCTTCCCTTATACAGGATTTTCACAAAACGTAGGCTTGGTGAAACTTTCAGGTATTCGTACTCGTTTGCCAATCTATTACGCAGCTGGTTTCCTTATCTTGCTCGGTCTCTTGCCTAAGTTTGGTGCCTTGGCACAGATTATTCCGAGCCCTGTTCTTGGTGGAGCCATGCTTGTCATGTTTGGTTTTGTATCTCTACAAGGGATGCAAATCTTGGCGCGTGTAGACTTCGAACACAATGAACACAACTTCCTCATTGCAGCAGTTTCTATTTCTGCTGGGGTGGGATTAAACGGAAGCAATCTCTTCAATACTTTACCGACTGAATTACAAATGTTCTTCTCAAATGGTATTGTCATTGCAAGTACAGTAGCCATCGTCTTGAATGCTATTTTGAATCGTAAAAAATAA
- a CDS encoding xanthine phosphoribosyltransferase: protein MKLLEERILKDGNVLGENILKVDSFLTHQVDYSLMREVGRTFAEHFKNAGITKVVTIEASGIAPALYVAEQLDVPMIFAKKAKNITMNEGILTAEVYSFTKQVTSTVSIAGKFLSPQDKVLIIDDFLANGQAAKGLIQIIEQAGATVEAIGIVIEKSFQDGRELLEKSGHQVVSLARLERFENGKVIFKEADI from the coding sequence GTGAAATTATTAGAAGAACGAATTTTAAAGGACGGAAACGTTCTTGGTGAGAATATTCTTAAGGTGGATTCTTTCTTGACCCACCAAGTTGATTATTCCTTGATGCGTGAGGTTGGTCGTACCTTTGCAGAGCATTTTAAAAATGCTGGTATTACCAAAGTCGTGACCATTGAAGCGTCAGGAATTGCCCCAGCCCTTTATGTTGCAGAACAGTTAGATGTTCCCATGATTTTTGCTAAGAAGGCAAAAAATATTACTATGAATGAAGGAATTTTGACTGCTGAAGTTTATTCTTTCACTAAACAAGTAACTAGTACCGTATCTATTGCAGGTAAGTTCTTATCTCCTCAAGATAAAGTATTGATTATTGATGATTTCTTGGCTAATGGTCAAGCAGCTAAAGGTTTGATTCAGATTATCGAGCAAGCTGGAGCTACAGTTGAAGCTATCGGAATTGTGATTGAAAAATCCTTCCAAGATGGTCGTGAACTGCTAGAAAAATCAGGTCATCAAGTAGTATCACTTGCGCGATTAGAGCGTTTTGAAAATGGAAAAGTTATCTTCAAGGAGGCAGATATCTAA
- the guaC gene encoding GMP reductase, which translates to MLNEFPIFDYEDIQLIPNKCVLQSRAEADTHVTLGKHTFKLPVVPSNMQTILDEDVAEQLAKGGYFYIMHRFDEEGRIPFVKRMHDQGLIASISVGVKDYEYDFVSQLKADAPEYITIDIAHGHADSVISMIQHIKKELPDTFVIAGNVGTPEAVRELENAGADATKVGIGPGKVCITKVKTGFGTGGWQLAALRWCAKAARKPIIADGGIRTHGDIAKSIRFGASMVMIGSLFAGHIESPGKTVEVDGKQFKEYYGSASEYQKGAYKNVEGKKILLPAKGHLQDTLTEMEQDLQSSISYAGGRKVADLRHVDYVIVKNSIWNGDAH; encoded by the coding sequence ATGTTAAACGAATTTCCAATCTTTGACTACGAAGACATTCAGCTAATTCCAAATAAGTGTGTCCTTCAAAGTCGAGCAGAAGCTGATACACATGTAACCTTGGGGAAACATACCTTTAAGTTGCCAGTTGTTCCTTCTAATATGCAGACGATCTTGGATGAAGATGTTGCTGAACAGCTTGCCAAGGGTGGCTATTTTTACATCATGCATCGTTTTGATGAAGAAGGACGTATTCCTTTTGTCAAACGTATGCACGATCAGGGCTTGATTGCTTCAATCTCAGTAGGTGTTAAAGACTACGAGTATGACTTTGTGAGTCAACTAAAGGCTGATGCACCAGAGTACATCACCATTGATATTGCTCATGGTCATGCAGACAGCGTGATTTCAATGATTCAGCACATCAAGAAAGAATTACCTGATACTTTTGTCATCGCTGGTAATGTTGGAACTCCAGAAGCTGTGCGTGAACTTGAAAATGCTGGAGCAGATGCTACTAAGGTCGGAATCGGTCCAGGTAAAGTATGTATTACTAAGGTTAAAACTGGTTTTGGTACTGGTGGTTGGCAGTTAGCAGCCCTTCGCTGGTGTGCGAAAGCTGCTCGTAAACCGATTATTGCTGATGGTGGTATCCGTACACATGGTGATATCGCCAAATCAATCCGTTTCGGTGCGAGCATGGTCATGATTGGTTCACTGTTTGCAGGGCATATCGAAAGTCCTGGTAAAACAGTTGAAGTTGATGGTAAACAATTCAAAGAGTACTATGGTTCAGCTTCAGAATACCAAAAAGGTGCTTATAAGAATGTCGAAGGTAAGAAAATCCTTCTTCCTGCTAAAGGACATTTGCAAGATACCTTGACTGAGATGGAACAGGATTTGCAAAGTTCGATTTCTTATGCTGGAGGTCGTAAAGTAGCTGATCTTAGACATGTGGATTATGTGATTGTGAAGAACTCTATCTGGAATGGAGATGCTCACTAA